GCACCTCACCCGTCTATCGGTTGACAGTGAACACGGGAACCACCGCGCCGGTCCCCGACCCGACCCGGCAGCCCGCCGGGCGGGAGGGGAAGGCAGTCGTCGGCTGATGCCGGTGTGGTGGGGCGGAGGAGCCGTAGTAGTCCGAGGCCGGGAAAGCCGGTCACATGGCGAAGGGCTCCAGCAGGTTCGCGGCAAGTACGCAAACTGTGGAGGTCACTTGTGAATACGAGTGCTTCGTGGCCCGACCCGGATACGGCCGAGCTGCGGGTACGCAGGATGCAGCGCAAGCTGCACCACTGGGCGGTTGATGAAACCGACCGCTGTTTCGATGATTTGTACAACCTCGTTTATGACCCCGCGTTCCTCACCGTCGCGTGGGAGCGGGTGCGGACGAACAAGGGTGCGCGTTCTGCTGGAACCGATGGGATCGCACCGCGGTCTGTCGGCCCGGTGGAGGCGGTCGGATTGCTTGCGCGGCTCCGTCAGGAACTCAAGGAGCGGGTGTTCCGGCCGGATCCGGTGCGGGAGGTGACGATCCCGAAGGCGAACGGCAAGCTCCGCAGCCTGGGTATCGCGACCGTCGCCGACCGGGTCGTGCAAGCTTCGCTGAAGCTGGTGTTGGAGCCCATTTTCGAGGCGGACTTTCATCCGTGCTCATACGGGTTCCGGCCACGCAGGCGAGCCCAGGACGCCATCGCCGAGATCCATCACCTCGCCAGCGGCTCACGGGCCTATCACTGGGTTTTCGAGGGAGACATCACGGCGTGCTTCGACGAAATCTCGCATTCGGCCCTCATGGACCGAGTGCGGCGACGCATCGGGGATAAACGCGTTCTGGCCCTGGTGAAGTCGTTTCTCAAGGCAGGGATTCTCTCGAAGGATCTCGGCTACCGGGACAACGTCACCGGCACTCCGCAAGGCGGAATCCTGTCACCACTGCTCAGCAATGTCGCCCTGTCCGTTCTCGATGAGCACTTCGCCGCGAAGTGGAAGGCGCTCGGCTCGGAATGGACACGTGCCAAGCATCGACGCGCAGGAGTCCCGACCATGAAAATCGTCCGCTACGCGGACGATTTTTGTGTCATGGTCCACGGCACTCGCGTTGATGCCGAAGCGCTGTGGGGCGAGATCGCGGCAGTGCTCGCGCCGATGGGCCTGCGCCTGTCGGTCGAAAAGAGCAGGGTTTGCCACATCGACGAGGGTTTGAGTTCCTCGGCTTCCGCATCCAGCGGCAGCTCAAGAAGGGCACGACCAAGCACTACGTCTACACCTGGCCGTCGAAGAAGGCACTCATGTCCATCACCGAGAAGGTCAGGAATCTGACGCGGCGACACAAACATCGGGCGCTGGCTGATCTGTTGCGCCGACTCAACCCCGTCCTTCGGGGATGGTGCAACTACTTTCAGCACGGGGTGTCCAAACGCACCTTCGACTACCTCGACCACTTCGCATGGTGGCGGGTGGTGACCTGGATGCGCAAACGGCACCACGGGCTGGCGTGGGGCGTCTTCCATCGACGGTTCCTGCCCAATTGGCAGATCCGCGAAGGCAAGACGGCGATGTTCCGGCCGCAGAAGGTAGAGGTCACCCGATACCGCTACCGGGGCACGAAGATCAATACCCCATGGACAGCGAGGCCGACGGACATCACTGCACCAGTGGCATGAATCCGTGGAGAGCCCGTTGCGGAGAGATTCGCTCGGCGGGTTCGGAGGGCGGGCCGGGGAAACGGATTGGCAGAAATGCCGACACCGCGCCTCGGTCCGACCCCTACACCTATCTGAGCACGGGTGAGGGCTGGCTTTATCTGTGCGCCGTCCGCGATGGCTGCTCACGGCGGGTAATCGGCTGGGCCATCGACGATTACCTGCACACCGATCTGGTCCAGGCCGCCGTGGAGATGGCTGTGGCGATGCGCGGCGAGCTCGCCGAGCAGGTCGTGTTGCACGCCGATCGCGGCTGCCAGTACACCTCGGCACAGCTCGCGCGGTTCGCCCGCGAGCACAACCTGGTGCGCTCGGTTGGGCGCACCGCGGTGTGTTGGGACAACGCCCAGCAGGAATCATTTTGGGCCACACTGAAAGTCGAGTTCTACGACCGATATCTGTGGCCGACCAAGACGGCCGCCAAGCTCGCCGTGGGCGATTGGATCGAGCGGGTCTATAACCGACGCAGACGTCATTCGGCCCTCGCTATGATGAGGCCGGTCGAGTTCGAAGACCAACTCACTCAGACGGCACAAGCCGCCTGACCCTGTGTCCACCAAACGGGGTCAAGCCCAGCCAGCGACGGCCGTAACTTCCCTTGCGATATGCGGAGGCCGGGTGCGACGGTCGCTCGGACGTAGTCGATCTCGCGGTCTGTCTCATGGAATGATGGTCGGTCAATTCGACGCTACGGATGAGGCTGGCCGCTCGACGTCGACGTCGGTGTTGGCGTGTCGGTCTCCCGCATACGGCAGTCCGATGTCGCCGTGAGGATCGTCTGCACCGCAGTACCGAAGTGAAATTGAGCTCCGGAACCAGAGATGGCGAGATCTTTGTTCCTTGGCTGATCTACGAAAACATTGACAGTAGTGGCACCGAACCGCGCGGCGCCGTCCTTGACGATCTGCAGCGCCTTCGGCCAGATGTCGTCGGGGATCGGGCGGTCAAAAACAATGCGTTCGAACACGCGAACAGCGCGGGTCCAGACGTACTCGCCGGCGCAGTGGTCCCAGCTGTTCTCGTCGACCGTCCACTTCATTCCTGGCACGAGGGCGGCGACCTTGTCGGCCATCTCGCTCATGGCCGCCGTGTACTCGGCTTTTGCGGTCTCAAATGATGGTTTGGACCGTAGTCCGTTCTCCAGCTCAGCCACCCGCTGCGGCCCCGGATTGCCGTGCGGCCCGGAATCGCCTCCGCCGCAACCGGAAATCGACATGCATACCACCATCCCCACAATTCCTGCAGCGATTCGAATCATCATCCTCCCGGGTGGGGATATGGCTTCAATGGCGTCGGCGCCATCACCAACTGCTTACCACCTTCAGGAAGGTCCGCTATCCCGGCCGCGATCACCGCCAAGTTATAACCTGACATTCTCAACACTGGTTCGCCGCCTGGTCCGATGACCGCCCGAGGATAGTCGGCGTGACTCAGCACACCCGCCCGCGCAACGCCGTCCGGACTGGTCCCCGCGGCGGCGGATAACTCGGGCATTATCCCGCTATACGGGTCGACACCCCAACCGTGCAGTGGGGCGAGCGGTCCAACCTCGGGGATCAAGTCATGACCAATCGACCTCATCACGTAGGCATGACCATTGGCGAGCCCAAGCTGACCGGGGTTGGTGAGCTCGAGGCCCGGGGATCCGTAGAACACTGCGTCGTTGACTGGATGCAAGCCCTGGGCGTTGAGCTGTTGCAGTGCCAGCGACGACGTCAAGGAGCCATACGAGTGGCCGAATAGGCTGATATGCGCGTTGGCGTTGTTGGCGCGGACCTGTTGTAGGTACGACGCGAGGTTCGCGGCGCCGGCGCGGGCTTGCCCGTCGTTGATCATCCGCCAAAAATCACGCGGGCTCGTGGTGTTGATGGGGTTCGCCGGCGGGTCGTAGCCCATAAACGCGATCGTGGATACAGAACCGGGCAGACCGAGCCGCTTAAGTTCGTCCTGGGCTGTCCTTTGGAGATTGCGGGCCTCGTTCACCATGTCTGGCAAGGAGTCTTTGGTGGTGGAGCCAATGCCGGGGACTGTTATCGCGATGTCGGTGGCAGTGTCGGGATTCTCGACAGCGACAGCCGCGCGAACCTTCTGGCCGGGATCTGCTGGAATGTCCAGTTGCGTCAGGTAGGTTTCGGGCGCTTCGGTTAGCGCTCTATCGATGGAGTCGAATTCGGCCATGCGGTTGTGGGCGGCGTCTAACTGATCCTTCAATCCCTGGAGTTCCGCACTGTTACCGCCGTGTGCCGCCAGCCGGTCATAGCGCCCCTGCAGCTCATCGATGTGGTGCTGGAGTTTGGCGCGTTCGTCGCGGAGCCGCGCTTGGTTCGCATCGCTTTCGCGCTGAGTGGGAGTAAGCCCCTGCGGGCCGATGGGCGGACCGGCATCGGTCGGGATAGGTGTGTCGCCGTCAGCCATGTTGATCGCGGCGGCTAGCTCCGAGTCGACCGCGTTGGCCTCCGCCAAGATCTCATCCAGCCTGGGCTGTAGCTGCTCTTCGGCGATGAGGGCCTCTATTGGCAAACCCTTGAACGTCGAACTCGGTACAACCGCATTGGTCATCGGGTCGATCGTCATCTGAAGCGCAGCCGCATCGGCCCGTAATTGCCGTAACTTAGCCTGCACGTTTTCGATGCCGTCGGCGGCTTGGTTGGCGGCTCGACCCACTGCAAGCGCCTCGTTGCCATGGGCATCAAGATCTTTGCGGATCTGCGCGTTTTGGTGTTTCCTGGCTTCGGCCGTTTGACCTTCCCAGGTGTCGAAGACGGCAAGCGATCCCAGTTGGCGCGACACGTCCAGGGTGGCCTGTCCGCGTGCGGTGGCCACATGAAACACCGCGCAAGGCCTCGGCGTTCCACCGATCAATATCGGCCACCGTCAACGTCACGGTTTAATCCCGAGCGGTGCTGGCGGCCCCGTTCCCGTACTCGGCGACGGCGCGTAGCTTCTCAGCGTTCGCACGCTCCATCGCCGCGAAATCACGGGCGTCATTGTGCAGGCTCAGCGCATGCTCACCGACCATTGTCAGCAACGCCTGGGACGTGGTCAGCCAGGCCGTCAGCCGGGCATTCAGCGCTGCCGCAGAACTCCCGACCCAGCCGGTCTGCGCCGCCTCCATCCGATTGTTCGACGACACATGAGCAATCGCCAAGTCTTCGCCCTGCCCGTGGGCATGCGCGGCAGAGTAGGCCAAGGTCTCCAAGTCGACCCGCAACTCGTCCTGAGCTGCCATGCCCGTTACCACCTCGCTCCGAAGCTGCTGAGTATCCCACACCAGTACCAGGAATTGGGTGCAAGTCACCCACGACGGTGCTCGGCAAATGCCTGCCGGACGTCGTTGTGTGACAGCCGACAACTCCGAGCTCAGTTGTCTGCAGTCCGCAGTATCGTCGAACGGGCGAACATCGGAAACGACCAATGACGAAGCACCGGATGGCGGCGGTCGACGCCCAGTTTTATTGGATGTCGGCCAAAATCCCCAATGATCAGTTCCTGCTCTACGCATTCGGCAGCCAACCGGCCGATCTGGACAAGGCAATAGACGACCTTCGTGCCCGCGCCCGAGGGTGCCCTGACCTGACGATGCGGGTCGACGACGGCTGTGTGCTCACCTATCCGACGTGGGTGCACGCGGACATCCAACCCGACCAGGTGATCTGCCACGAACTGGACGACGACACCTGGCATGGCTGCCTGGACGCCGTGGTGCGGTTGGCAGAAAACCAGCTCGACATCCGAAAGATGCCGTGGCGGCTACACGTATTCACCGAAGTGCGCGACATTCCTGAAAGCAGCGGGACGGGCACCGTCGCAGTCATGCAAGTCGCCCACGCGCTGGGCGACGGAGCGCGTGCCTCCGCAATGGCCGCTTGGCTTTTCGGTCGGACGGAGTCGGTTCCATCGGTGACGCCCCAGTCGCGGCGATTGCTGCTCTGGCGAGCTCTGCAAGCGGCGCGCACCCACCGCCAGCTGGTCAGCGATACGCGCGCCGGGCTGCTGGCTCCGGCGGTCGGATCCCGGCCGCCGCTGGCCACCAATTCCCGCCCGGCTGGTGCTCGCACCGTGCGCACGCTGGTGCGACGGCGCTCTGCGCTGCGCGGACCGACGGTGACTGTCGCGGTGCTCAGCGCGGTATCCACCGCATTGTCAGCTCACCTGGGTGAGGTGACCGATACGCTGGGCGCCGAAGTGCCCATGGCGAAACCTGGTGTGCGCCATGCTAATAACTACTTCGGCAACGTTGTCGTCGGGCTGTATCCCGAGCTGGCGCCCGATATGCGGGTCGTTCGCATTGCGGCGGACTTGGCCGATGGCCGCCGCCGGGCAGAGCATCCAGCGGCGCGCGCGGCGGATCGCGCGTTTGCTGCGGTTCCCGCCCCGCTGCTCCGCTGGGGCGTCGCCCAGTTCGATCAAGACGCTCGGCCGGAGCGGGTCGCCGGCAACACCGTGGTGTCCAGCGTCTATCGGGGCGAGGCCAATCTGCACTTCGGCGGTGCGCCCGTGGTTTTGACCGCCGGGTACCCGGCGCTATCGCCAGCGATCAGCCTCACCCACGGGGTACACGGCATCGGCGACACCATCGCGATCAGTGTGCACGCTGCCGAGTCGGCAATCGCCGATATCGACGCCTATCTGCATCGCCTCGACGCCGCACTCTAGCCAACGCTATTGAGCGTTTCCGGCTTTGGCCTCGGCCTCCCGGGTCAGACCGGCGGCGCCGATCAGCTCCTCATGCAGTTCGAACCACACTGTGTGGTAGGAGTCGATCAGCGGCCGGGTCAGCCACGTTGCATCGCCCGCCTTGACCTTGTCCAGCGCATTTTGCAGCTTCGCGGAATATGCGTTGAGCCGGGGCAATTCCGAGGCGGCCGCGGCGATGATCGGCAGCACCCGTTGGTGTACGTCGGCGATGCGGGCCAGCACGGCCGCGTCATATTCGGCATCTTGATGGGTATTCGCTTCGCCGTCTTTGAGCTGCCAGTCGGTGACCGCTGCTTTGAAATCTGCATTGACCGCCCGAAAGTCGTTGTAGGCGGCCAATAATGCGGCTTCGTCGATATTCTTGCGTTCC
This Mycobacterium xenopi DNA region includes the following protein-coding sequences:
- a CDS encoding LppA family lipoprotein, translated to MMIRIAAGIVGMVVCMSISGCGGGDSGPHGNPGPQRVAELENGLRSKPSFETAKAEYTAAMSEMADKVAALVPGMKWTVDENSWDHCAGEYVWTRAVRVFERIVFDRPIPDDIWPKALQIVKDGAARFGATTVNVFVDQPRNKDLAISGSGAQFHFGTAVQTILTATSDCRMRETDTPTPTSTSSGQPHP
- a CDS encoding reverse transcriptase domain-containing protein, whose amino-acid sequence is MNTSASWPDPDTAELRVRRMQRKLHHWAVDETDRCFDDLYNLVYDPAFLTVAWERVRTNKGARSAGTDGIAPRSVGPVEAVGLLARLRQELKERVFRPDPVREVTIPKANGKLRSLGIATVADRVVQASLKLVLEPIFEADFHPCSYGFRPRRRAQDAIAEIHHLASGSRAYHWVFEGDITACFDEISHSALMDRVRRRIGDKRVLALVKSFLKAGILSKDLGYRDNVTGTPQGGILSPLLSNVALSVLDEHFAAKWKALGSEWTRAKHRRAGVPTMKIVRYADDFCVMVHGTRVDAEALWGEIAAVLAPMGLRLSVEKSRVCHIDEGLSSSASASSGSSRRARPSTTSTPGRRRRHSCPSPRRSGI
- a CDS encoding MarR family transcriptional regulator; translated protein: MSELTVLQAVRLKGQVTATDLAVTLGADPAEVADTVERLAAAGLVEGDKVLKLSRDGRTRLGELLAEERKNIDEAALLAAYNDFRAVNADFKAAVTDWQLKDGEANTHQDAEYDAAVLARIADVHQRVLPIIAAAASELPRLNAYSAKLQNALDKVKAGDATWLTRPLIDSYHTVWFELHEELIGAAGLTREAEAKAGNAQ
- a CDS encoding alpha/beta hydrolase — encoded protein: MATARGQATLDVSRQLGSLAVFDTWEGQTAEARKHQNAQIRKDLDAHGNEALAVGRAANQAADGIENVQAKLRQLRADAAALQMTIDPMTNAVVPSSTFKGLPIEALIAEEQLQPRLDEILAEANAVDSELAAAINMADGDTPIPTDAGPPIGPQGLTPTQRESDANQARLRDERAKLQHHIDELQGRYDRLAAHGGNSAELQGLKDQLDAAHNRMAEFDSIDRALTEAPETYLTQLDIPADPGQKVRAAVAVENPDTATDIAITVPGIGSTTKDSLPDMVNEARNLQRTAQDELKRLGLPGSVSTIAFMGYDPPANPINTTSPRDFWRMINDGQARAGAANLASYLQQVRANNANAHISLFGHSYGSLTSSLALQQLNAQGLHPVNDAVFYGSPGLELTNPGQLGLANGHAYVMRSIGHDLIPEVGPLAPLHGWGVDPYSGIMPELSAAAGTSPDGVARAGVLSHADYPRAVIGPGGEPVLRMSGYNLAVIAAGIADLPEGGKQLVMAPTPLKPYPHPGG
- a CDS encoding group II intron maturase-specific domain-containing protein, encoding MSITEKVRNLTRRHKHRALADLLRRLNPVLRGWCNYFQHGVSKRTFDYLDHFAWWRVVTWMRKRHHGLAWGVFHRRFLPNWQIREGKTAMFRPQKVEVTRYRYRGTKINTPWTARPTDITAPVA
- a CDS encoding WS/DGAT domain-containing protein, encoding MTKHRMAAVDAQFYWMSAKIPNDQFLLYAFGSQPADLDKAIDDLRARARGCPDLTMRVDDGCVLTYPTWVHADIQPDQVICHELDDDTWHGCLDAVVRLAENQLDIRKMPWRLHVFTEVRDIPESSGTGTVAVMQVAHALGDGARASAMAAWLFGRTESVPSVTPQSRRLLLWRALQAARTHRQLVSDTRAGLLAPAVGSRPPLATNSRPAGARTVRTLVRRRSALRGPTVTVAVLSAVSTALSAHLGEVTDTLGAEVPMAKPGVRHANNYFGNVVVGLYPELAPDMRVVRIAADLADGRRRAEHPAARAADRAFAAVPAPLLRWGVAQFDQDARPERVAGNTVVSSVYRGEANLHFGGAPVVLTAGYPALSPAISLTHGVHGIGDTIAISVHAAESAIADIDAYLHRLDAAL